In Streptomyces sp. NBC_01294, the sequence CGCTGGGCCGACTGAGCCGAGCTGAGCGCGTTGGGAGTCGGGTTCCCGTGGCCTGGCCAGCAGAGCCATAGGGTCCGACTCCGCATCTTTCAAGGCCTTTCCTAGGCGACCGCTACAGCGCATGGCCTACCCGGACCCTCCGCGTCACACCGGGCCCTGCGGGAACGCACTCGCGCAGCACGACGGCCCACCCTGAAGGGGGAATCGGTGAGCACTTCCGAGATCGACTTCGAGGCGGTCTTTCATGCCTTGCCGGGCGCCGTTGCCCTGCTGAGCCCGGACCTGGTGTTCGCCGAAGCCAACGACGCCTACCTGGCGCTGTCGGGCCGCACGCGCGAGCAGGTGGTGGGCCGCTACCTATTCGACGTCTTCCCCGACAACCCCGACGACCCGGCTGCGAGCGGCATGCGCAACGTGGAGGCGTCCCTGCGCAGGGTCGCCTCCACCGGGGAAAGCGACAGCATGGCACTGCAGCGCTACGACGTGGAGGACCCCGAGCGGCCGGGGGTGTGGGAGGAGCGGTACTGGAGCCCGGTCAACGTCCCGGTGCGCGGTCCGGACGGCGCCGTGGCGATGGCGCTGCACCGGGTGGAGGAGGTCACCGCGCTCATCCACGCCCGCGGCACCCGCAGCGGCGATAAAGACCGGGTCCTGGAAGCAGAGCTCTACACCCGCGCCCGGGAACTCCAGGACCTCAACCAGCGCCTGCGCGAGGCCCACGCCCGCGAACGCGAAATCGCACTCCACCTCCAGCAGTCGATGCTGCCCGCACCCGGCCCGCTCGGCCACCGCGCAGCGGTGCGCTACCGGCCCGCCACCGGCTCCCTCAACGTCTGCGGCGACTGGTACGACCTGATCGACCTGACCGACCTGCCCCACCGCGACCACACCGCCGTCGCCGTCGGTGACGTCGTCGGCCACGGACTGCACGCCGCCGGCGTCATGGGCCAGCTTCGCAGCGCCCTGTCCGCCGCCTCCCGGGTGGCAGCCGGGCCCGCCCAGGCCCTTGAAGTGCTCGGCCTGTACGCCCGCCATGTCGACGGCGCGGAGTCCGCCACCGCCGTTTCGGTGTTCGTCGACTGGGCCGGCCACACCCTCACCTACAGCAGCGCCGGTCACCCGCCGCCCCTGCTCTGCCACCCGGACGGCACCATCACATTCCTCGACCAGGCGACCGACCCCCCACTGGGAGCCCGCCCCGAACACGTACCCCGCCCCCAGAGCCAGGCCGCCTTCACCGACGGCTCCACTCTCGTCCTCTACACCGACGGACTCATCGAGCGCCGCCACGAAGACATCGACACCGGCCTCCACCGGCTT encodes:
- a CDS encoding PP2C family protein-serine/threonine phosphatase codes for the protein MSTSEIDFEAVFHALPGAVALLSPDLVFAEANDAYLALSGRTREQVVGRYLFDVFPDNPDDPAASGMRNVEASLRRVASTGESDSMALQRYDVEDPERPGVWEERYWSPVNVPVRGPDGAVAMALHRVEEVTALIHARGTRSGDKDRVLEAELYTRARELQDLNQRLREAHAREREIALHLQQSMLPAPGPLGHRAAVRYRPATGSLNVCGDWYDLIDLTDLPHRDHTAVAVGDVVGHGLHAAGVMGQLRSALSAASRVAAGPAQALEVLGLYARHVDGAESATAVSVFVDWAGHTLTYSSAGHPPPLLCHPDGTITFLDQATDPPLGARPEHVPRPQSQAAFTDGSTLVLYTDGLIERRHEDIDTGLHRLAESLTRHRTAAPEQLADALLADLIPPAGMTDDTALVVLRL